A single window of Populus nigra chromosome 17, ddPopNigr1.1, whole genome shotgun sequence DNA harbors:
- the LOC133677033 gene encoding L-type lectin-domain containing receptor kinase IX.2-like: MDGNCTSPRKFSYQTLACATNNFSEKDKLGEGATCSVFKGFLRELSCSVAVKRILFGSKYGMESYLPEVKVLTKLKHENLVNLVGWSCNMKELLIVYEFVANKTLEYHLFKETVFLTWGQRKTIAWGLASALLYIHEECEQSVLHCDIKLDNILLDSNFNPKLCDFGLARPVEHVQESGYPTVLTGAPGYLAPECKKSGKASKESDIYSFGVVVLQMACGKPAVEQFQENGMKFELKLVDGVLEKIEGGENVSAVADPRLGLSYDEKEMEQLIVVGLSCANPNPYDRPSIWEVINMLKC, encoded by the coding sequence ATGGATGGAAATTGCACTAGCCCTCGAAAGTTTTCGTACCAAACATTGGCTTGTGCCACTAATAATTTCTCAGAGAAAGACAAACTTGGGGAAGGAGCAACTTGTTCAGTTTTTAAGGGATTCTTAAGGGAGCTGAGCTGCTCTGTGGCGGTGAAGAGGATATTATTTGGTTCTAAATATGGCATGGAGTCATACCTGCCAGAAGTGAAGGTCTTAACTAAACTGAAGCATGAAAATTTGGTCAATCTCGTTGGCTGGAGCTGCAACATGAAAGAACTTCTCATTGTTTACGAATTTGTTGCAAACAAGACCTTGGAATATCATCTTTTCAAGGAAACAGTCTTCCTGACATGGGGTCAAAGAAAGACCATCGCTTGGGGCTTGGCTTCAGCATTGCTTTACATACACGAAGAATGTGAGCAATCTGTTCTacattgtgatatcaaattagACAATATCTTGCTGGATTCAAATTTCAACCCCAAACTCTGTGATTTTGGCCTGGCAAGACCTGTGGAACATGTGCAAGAATCAGGTTATCCTACTGTTTTGACTGGGGCGCCAGGGTACCTGGCACCTGAGTGTAAGAAAAGTGGGAAGGCTTCGAAGGAATCGGATATTTACAGCTTTGGCGTGGTGGTTTTGCAAATGGCTTGTGGAAAGCCAGCTGTGGaacaatttcaagaaaacgGTATGAAATTTGAGCTCAAGCTGGTGGATGGGGTCTTGGAGAAAATTGAAGGAGGAGAAAATGTTTCTGCTGTTGCTGATCCACGTTTAGGCCTAAGTTATGATGAGAAGGAGATGGAACAATTGATTGTTGTTGGGCTTTCTTGTGCTAATCCAAACCCATATGATCGCCCTTCAATTTGGGAGGTCATCAATATGTTAAAATGCTGA